DNA sequence from the Calditrichota bacterium genome:
ATCCCGATTTATCGGGAGAACCCCTGTCGTCCACGATGCAATCGGGATGTCCTATGCCTCTGTCAGCCCGAAAGATTTTAATGTTTCTTTTCTGCTTTTTAGATTTTTGATCCTTCTTTCTTCCCTCATGGCTTCACTGCGGGTGGTATAAGTTTTATAGGCTATCAGTTTCCATGGTCGTCTATTTTTAGTGTATTTGCATCTTCCAGCATTGTGATAATTATTGACCCTTTCATCAATATTGTTGGTTTGCCCAATATAATATGTACCAGTCTCAACCGACTCAATCAGGTAAACGTAGAACATAATACTCCTAAAACAAAAAAAGCCGGTAAATTTACCAGGCTTTGTAGTCCCAATCCCGATTTATCGGGAGAACCCTTGTCGTCCACGATGCAATCGG
Encoded proteins:
- a CDS encoding GIY-YIG nuclease family protein, which encodes MFYVYLIESVETGTYYIGQTNNIDERVNNYHNAGRCKYTKNRRPWKLIAYKTYTTRSEAMREERRIKNLKSRKETLKSFGLTEA